The Glycine soja cultivar W05 chromosome 8, ASM419377v2, whole genome shotgun sequence genome has a window encoding:
- the LOC114422749 gene encoding E3 ubiquitin-protein ligase At3g02290-like gives MGAVCCCFNVDDFEDYMNPNSSVYRNCMCLSCFVQNFLTVYESIFRRGEVHAIPSSIQGAASMTSTASLDNSLSDMYRSPPRPLPYDADPRFFRSQREGLVSRREKGSSHLNEESEPLRGDVDADSESLNSGGKWNDTSEDGSKEYRSKSSVRLSSAKLTTGAGVVYSSSEEEDVCPTCLEEYTEENPKIVTKCSHHFHLGCIYEWMERSDSCPVCGKVMVFDETTD, from the exons ATGGGTGCAGTTTGTTGCTGTTTCAatgttgatgattttgaagattATATGAATCCAAATAGTTCTGTATATAGGAACTGTATGTGTCTCAGTTGCTTCGTACAGAACTTTTTGACTGTG TATGAATCAATATTCCGTAGAGGGGAAGTGCATGCGATTCCTTCATCTATTCAGGGTGCAGCATCTATGACTTCTACAGCTTCACTTGATAATTCTCTATCTGACATGTACCGTTCTCCTCCAAGGCCCTTGCCTTATGATGCAGACCCCAGGTTTTTCCGTTCACAGCGTGAAGGACTAGTGTCAAGACGTGAGAAGGGTTCAAGTCATTTGAATGAAGAGTCAGAACCTCTAAGAGGTGATGTAGATGCTGACTCAGAATCTTTAAATTCTGGTGGCAAATGGAATGATACCAGTGAAGATGGATCAAAGGAATACCGTTCCAAGTCCTCTGTAAGACTCTCATCAGCAAAACTTACAACTGGAGCTGGGGTTGTCTATTCATCCTCAGAAGAGGAGGATGTCTGTCCAACTTGTCTTGAAG AATACACTGAAGAGAATCCGAAGATAGTGACAAAATGCTCTCATCATTTTCATCTTGGTTGCATTTATGAGTGGATGGAAAGAAGTGACAGCTGTCCTGTTTGTGGGAAG GTGATGGTATTTGATGAAACGACTGATTGA
- the LOC114422954 gene encoding uncharacterized protein LOC114422954 yields MSGISEKKLIRIDASADTVCPWCFVGKKNLDKAIASSKDKYNFEIIWHPFQLNPDAPKEGIDKREFYRSKFGSQSERMEARMSEVFKNVGLEYSLSGLTGNTIDSHRLIYFARQQGLDKQHDLVEELNIGYFTQGKYIGDHKFLLESAAKVGIEGAEEFLKDPNNGLKEVEEELKNNSGNISGVPYYVINGTHKLSGGQAPEVFLRAFQVATT; encoded by the exons ATGAGTGGGATTTCGGAAAAGAAACTCATCAGAATCGATGCTAGTGCTGATACTGTGTGCCCATGGTGCTTTGTTGGCAAAAAGAATCTAGACAAGGCCATAGCTTCCTCCAAGGATAAATACAACTTTGAG ATAATATGGCATCCCTTTCAACTTAACCCTGATGCCCCTAAAGAAGGCATTGACAAGAGGGAGTTTTACAGAAGTAAGTTTGGATCACAATCAGAACGGATGGAAGCTCGGATGTCAGAG GTGTTCAAGAATGTTGGTCTGGAATATAGCTTGTCTGGACTCAC GGGAAACACTATTGACAGCCACAGGCTTATATATTTTGCTAGACAGCAGGGTCTTGACAAGCAACATGATCTAGTTGAAGAACTGAACATTGGCTATTTCACACAGGGAAAATACATCGGTGACCA TAAGTTTCTTCTGGAATCTGCTGCAAAGGTTGGTATAGAAGGAGCAGAAGAGTTTCTTAAGGACCCCAACAATGGTTTGAAGGAG GTTGAGgaggaactaaaaaataattcaggAAACATTTCAGGGGTTCCATATTACGTG ATTAATGGGACTCACAAGTTGAGCGGTGGACAAGCCCCTGAAGTTTTCTTGAGAGCTTTTCAAGTTGCTACAACTTGA